A genome region from Blochmannia endosymbiont of Polyrhachis (Hedomyrma) turneri includes the following:
- a CDS encoding 2-oxo acid dehydrogenase subunit E2, whose protein sequence is MTIKVYIPNIGNDKLEVTDIMVKIEDTVLTDQPLAILEGDKTSIEVPSPSSGIVKSIMINIGDKVNTGSLIMLIENTEITKKTTIPIKNNQNNTPINQNNTTIIHHHDQTIIHDNKNHIHATPLIRHMARIFGINLKHIHGTGRKGRILREDIQNYIKNNIQNINKKTINQHTQSKTFNNIAPWPRINFDEFGPTEKIKLKHIQKTSGANLHRNWIMLPHVTQFDEVDITELEKFRKEKNEEAEKEKLNFKITPIIFIMKAVALTLKKLPRFNSSLSENNHTLILKKYINIGIAVNTHYGLIVPVIKDVNKKNIITLTKELSNILQKTSNNNQLVASDMQGGCFTISSLGKTGGTAFTPIVNVPEVAILGVSRASIKPIWNGKKFSPRLMLPLSLSYDHRVINGVDGAQFMNIINKLLSDIRNLIM, encoded by the coding sequence ATGACTATCAAAGTTTATATACCAAATATTGGAAACGACAAATTAGAAGTAACAGATATTATGGTCAAAATCGAAGATACAGTGCTCACAGATCAACCACTTGCTATTCTAGAAGGAGATAAAACTTCGATAGAAGTCCCTTCACCAAGTTCAGGAATAGTTAAATCAATTATGATTAACATTGGCGACAAAGTAAATACTGGTTCACTAATCATGTTAATCGAAAATACTGAAATTACTAAAAAAACAACAATACCCATAAAAAACAATCAAAACAACACTCCCATAAATCAAAATAATACCACTATAATACACCATCACGATCAAACTATAATACATGATAATAAAAATCATATACATGCGACACCACTAATTCGACATATGGCACGTATATTTGGAATCAATTTAAAACACATACACGGTACTGGACGAAAAGGACGAATACTGCGAGAAGATATCCAAAATTATATAAAAAATAACATTCAAAATATTAACAAAAAAACAATCAATCAACATACACAATCAAAAACATTTAATAATATAGCACCGTGGCCAAGAATAAATTTTGATGAATTTGGCCCAACCGAAAAAATAAAACTTAAACATATTCAAAAAACTTCTGGGGCTAACTTACATAGAAATTGGATCATGTTACCTCATGTAACACAATTTGACGAAGTTGACATTACAGAACTTGAAAAGTTTAGAAAAGAAAAAAATGAAGAAGCTGAAAAAGAAAAACTAAATTTCAAAATTACACCAATAATATTCATTATGAAAGCAGTAGCACTAACATTAAAAAAACTTCCACGATTTAATAGTTCACTATCAGAAAACAACCACACACTAATTCTGAAAAAATATATAAACATAGGCATTGCAGTAAACACTCACTATGGACTCATCGTACCAGTAATTAAAGATGTAAATAAAAAAAACATAATCACACTAACAAAAGAACTTTCTAACATTTTACAAAAAACCTCTAATAATAATCAATTAGTTGCATCTGATATGCAAGGAGGGTGTTTCACTATATCTAGTTTGGGAAAAACAGGAGGTACTGCATTTACACCAATAGTCAATGTTCCAGAAGTTGCAATATTAGGTGTTTCAAGGGCATCTATTAAACCAATTTGGAATGGTAAAAAATTTTCCCCACGACTCATGCTGCCACTTTCACTATCTTATGATCATCGAGTAATCAATGGGGTAGATGGAGCACAATTCATGAACATTATCAATAAATTACTGTCTGATATTCGCAACTTAATCATGTGA
- the dksA gene encoding RNA polymerase-binding protein DksA produces MRRHVTKKKVGSLNILSIAGVRPYECKSNEQYMNSAQIDHFKRILEAWRDQLRVEIQESPLYMRDEVENFPDPIDRAVQEEEFNIELRNRDRGYKLIKKIENTIKKLERSSFGFCESCDVEIGIRRLEASPIADLCIDCKILSEMREKQIIG; encoded by the coding sequence ATGAGACGGCATGTTACAAAAAAAAAGGTTGGATCATTAAATATTTTATCAATTGCAGGAGTACGACCATATGAGTGTAAATCTAATGAACAGTATATGAACAGTGCTCAAATTGATCATTTTAAGAGAATTCTTGAAGCTTGGCGTGACCAGCTTCGAGTTGAGATCCAAGAGTCTCCTTTGTATATGCGTGATGAGGTTGAAAATTTCCCTGATCCTATTGATCGCGCTGTTCAAGAAGAGGAGTTCAATATTGAGTTAAGAAATCGAGATAGAGGATACAAATTAATTAAAAAAATTGAGAATACTATTAAAAAGTTAGAGAGAAGTAGTTTTGGTTTTTGTGAGTCTTGTGATGTGGAAATTGGTATTCGTCGACTAGAAGCGAGTCCTATTGCTGATCTATGTATCGATTGTAAAATATTGTCTGAAATGAGAGAGAAACAGATTATTGGATAA
- the lpxC gene encoding UDP-3-O-acyl-N-acetylglucosamine deacetylase — MVRQRTVKRTVKINGIGLHTGRKVTLTLHPALENTGIIYRRVDLNPPTMFQVSSMLVGDTKLCTCLVNEYGVRVSTVEHLSAAQAGLGIDNIVVEINAPEIPIMDGSAVPFVSLLLDAGITELNSAKKFIRVKRMIRVEDGDKWAKLVPYDGFTLDFTIDFNHPAIDPNLQHYFFDFSVESFIYKISPARTFGFIKDVKQLQSSDLVLGGSLDCAIVVDDHQILNKDGLRFKNEFVRHKMLDAIGDLFICGYNLIGSFVGFKSGHALNNKLLKTLLASQESWEFVTFNNESDLPYVFGFPHGVI; from the coding sequence ATTGTGAGACAACGGACAGTAAAGCGTACTGTCAAAATAAATGGCATTGGATTGCACACTGGTCGGAAAGTTACATTAACTTTGCATCCTGCGTTAGAAAATACTGGAATTATTTATCGTCGTGTTGATTTGAATCCTCCTACAATGTTTCAGGTTAGTAGTATGTTAGTAGGAGATACTAAATTATGTACTTGTTTGGTTAATGAATATGGTGTTCGTGTTTCTACTGTTGAACATTTAAGTGCAGCGCAAGCTGGATTAGGTATTGATAATATTGTAGTGGAGATTAATGCTCCCGAAATTCCCATTATGGATGGCAGTGCTGTTCCTTTTGTCAGTTTATTGTTAGATGCGGGTATTACAGAGCTTAATAGTGCAAAGAAATTTATTCGTGTTAAACGAATGATACGGGTAGAGGATGGAGATAAATGGGCGAAATTAGTGCCATATGATGGTTTTACATTAGATTTTACTATTGATTTTAATCATCCTGCTATTGATCCTAATTTGCAACATTATTTTTTTGATTTTTCTGTAGAATCTTTTATATATAAAATTAGTCCTGCGCGCACTTTTGGTTTTATTAAAGATGTAAAACAATTACAATCTTCTGATTTAGTTCTTGGGGGTAGTTTAGATTGTGCTATTGTGGTTGATGATCATCAAATTTTGAATAAGGATGGTTTGCGTTTTAAAAATGAATTTGTTCGACATAAGATGTTGGATGCGATAGGTGATTTATTTATTTGTGGTTATAATTTAATTGGTTCTTTTGTTGGTTTTAAATCTGGTCATGCGTTAAATAATAAATTGTTGAAAACGTTATTAGCATCTCAAGAGTCATGGGAATTTGTGACTTTTAATAATGAATCAGATCTTCCTTATGTTTTTGGTTTTCCTCATGGTGTTATTTAA
- the folK gene encoding 2-amino-4-hydroxy-6-hydroxymethyldihydropteridine diphosphokinase, producing the protein MERVVIGIGSNLLGPLQQIKKSLCTMKKDYANDIRLIACSSYYRSRPLGGMKQPDFLNVVVIIETRLSPIGLLNCLQLIEAQQGRVRSGNFLRWGPRTLDIDILLFGNRIVITPRLIIPHYDMLNRAFVLCPLLELLPDFCFLNGRMLSEYLHILRTDNNYLRRLDIS; encoded by the coding sequence ATGGAACGTGTTGTAATTGGTATTGGAAGCAATTTATTAGGTCCATTACAGCAAATCAAGAAGTCTTTGTGTACAATGAAGAAAGATTATGCTAATGATATTAGATTGATAGCTTGTTCATCTTATTATCGAAGTCGTCCTTTAGGGGGGATGAAGCAGCCAGATTTTTTAAATGTAGTAGTGATAATAGAGACTCGATTATCTCCAATTGGTTTATTAAATTGTTTGCAATTAATTGAAGCTCAACAAGGTCGAGTAAGAAGCGGTAATTTTCTTCGTTGGGGCCCTCGAACGTTAGATATTGATATTTTATTATTTGGTAATAGGATTGTAATTACTCCAAGGTTGATTATTCCGCATTATGATATGTTAAATCGTGCATTTGTTTTGTGTCCATTATTAGAATTGTTGCCTGATTTTTGTTTTTTAAATGGAAGAATGTTATCTGAATATTTACATATTTTACGAACCGATAATAATTATTTGAGACGTTTAGATATTTCATAA
- the secA gene encoding preprotein translocase subunit SecA translates to MLLRFFSKFFGSYNNRILRRVSKIVEIINRMESDMERLTDKQLSAKTDEFRSCIRQGQTLEYILPQAFAVVREASKRIFNMRHFDVQLLGGIVLNNRCVAEMRTGEGKTLTATLPAYLNALTGKGVHIVTVNNYLAERDANDNRPLFEFLGLTVGLNLPGMSISDKRLAYQADITYGTNNEYGFDYLRDNMIFDSQERVQRVLHYALLDEVDSILIDEARTPLIISGPAEDSSDLYKKINMLIPSLVRQDREDSDSFQGKGHFVVDEKFKQVILTERGLILIEKLMMQAGIMNEGESLYSPANIILMHHMNAALRAHVLFTREVDYIVKDGEVLIVDEHTGRVLPGRRWSDGLHQAIEAKENLSVQSENHTLASITFQNYFRLYEKLSGMTGTAATESFEFRAIYKLDTIVIPTNCPMIRKDFPDLVYMTECEKIVSIINDIKSCVRRNQPVLVGTISIEKSEVISCFLKREHIPHKVLNAKFHAVEADIIAQAGRPGAVTIATNMAGRGTDIVLGGNWRAEIAALGNNISDNQITSIKSSWKKRNDAVLSAGGLHIIGTERHESRRIDNQLRGRSGRQGDVGSSRFYLSMEDSLMRIFASERVVSMMRKLGMQSGDAIEHPWVTKTIANAQRRVENRNFDIRKELLEYDDVANDQRRVVYTQRNILVDMLDVSDVIKSMRGDVVKKVCDIYIPISLPKRSWDICGLEKCLHDDFSVDVLITQWLHDEPSLYNNGVVLHERVLLKIIDHFLYQESLFGVEVMRSFEKSIILQTFDLLWKEHLSAMEYLRQGIHLRGYAQKDPKQEYKRESFLMFSKMLEDLKYEVVISISKLHVLYADRLNCSVNKDFSWYYSNIFTDLKIGHINNDQVKNNILYKVKKNDLCPCQSGKTFRLCHGYNLY, encoded by the coding sequence ATGTTATTAAGATTTTTTTCTAAATTTTTTGGTAGTTATAACAATCGAATATTGCGTCGTGTAAGTAAAATTGTGGAGATCATTAATCGTATGGAATCAGATATGGAGCGATTAACTGATAAGCAACTTTCCGCTAAAACTGACGAATTTCGTTCTTGCATTCGACAAGGTCAGACTCTTGAGTATATACTACCGCAAGCATTTGCTGTAGTGCGTGAAGCTAGTAAGCGTATTTTCAATATGCGTCATTTTGATGTTCAGTTATTAGGAGGTATAGTTTTAAATAATCGATGTGTAGCTGAAATGCGTACTGGAGAAGGAAAAACACTAACAGCTACTTTACCTGCTTATTTAAATGCTTTGACTGGAAAAGGAGTACATATAGTTACGGTCAATAATTATTTGGCAGAACGTGATGCGAATGATAATCGTCCTTTATTTGAGTTTTTGGGTTTAACGGTAGGGCTCAATTTGCCAGGAATGTCTATATCAGATAAACGTCTTGCGTATCAGGCAGATATTACGTATGGTACGAATAATGAATATGGTTTTGATTATTTACGAGATAACATGATATTTGATTCGCAGGAACGTGTACAACGTGTATTGCATTATGCATTGTTGGATGAAGTAGATTCGATTTTAATTGATGAAGCTAGGACTCCATTAATTATTTCTGGTCCTGCCGAAGATAGTTCTGATTTGTATAAAAAAATTAATATGTTAATTCCTAGTTTAGTTCGTCAGGATCGAGAGGATTCAGATTCTTTTCAAGGAAAAGGTCACTTTGTTGTTGATGAAAAATTCAAACAGGTTATTTTAACTGAGCGTGGGTTAATATTAATTGAAAAATTAATGATGCAAGCTGGAATAATGAATGAAGGTGAATCTTTATATTCACCAGCAAATATTATTTTAATGCATCATATGAATGCTGCTTTACGTGCTCATGTATTATTTACTCGTGAAGTAGATTATATTGTTAAAGATGGTGAAGTGCTCATTGTGGATGAGCATACTGGTAGAGTTCTGCCAGGTCGACGTTGGTCAGATGGTTTACACCAAGCGATAGAAGCTAAAGAAAATTTATCAGTTCAAAGTGAAAATCATACATTAGCTTCAATCACATTTCAAAATTATTTTCGATTATATGAAAAATTGTCAGGTATGACTGGTACTGCAGCTACTGAGTCATTTGAGTTTCGTGCTATTTATAAATTAGATACGATTGTAATACCTACTAATTGTCCCATGATTCGTAAAGATTTTCCAGATTTAGTGTATATGACGGAATGCGAAAAAATTGTTTCTATAATTAATGACATTAAATCTTGTGTGCGACGTAATCAACCAGTTTTAGTAGGAACTATTTCTATTGAAAAATCAGAAGTTATTTCTTGTTTTTTAAAACGTGAACATATTCCTCATAAGGTTTTAAATGCAAAATTTCATGCTGTAGAAGCTGATATTATTGCTCAGGCTGGTCGACCTGGTGCAGTGACTATTGCAACAAATATGGCAGGGAGGGGTACAGATATTGTATTAGGTGGTAATTGGCGTGCAGAAATAGCTGCGTTGGGAAATAATATCAGTGATAATCAGATTACGAGTATTAAATCATCTTGGAAAAAGCGAAATGATGCAGTGTTATCTGCTGGTGGTTTACATATTATTGGAACTGAAAGGCATGAATCTCGTCGAATTGATAATCAATTACGGGGAAGGTCTGGTCGACAAGGAGATGTTGGTTCATCTCGTTTTTATTTGTCGATGGAAGATTCGTTAATGCGTATTTTTGCATCTGAACGTGTTGTTAGTATGATGCGTAAATTAGGTATGCAATCAGGTGATGCTATTGAACATCCTTGGGTTACTAAAACTATTGCCAATGCGCAAAGAAGGGTGGAAAACAGGAATTTTGATATTCGCAAGGAATTATTGGAATATGATGACGTTGCAAATGATCAACGGCGAGTTGTATATACACAGCGTAATATATTAGTAGATATGTTAGATGTTAGTGATGTGATTAAAAGTATGCGTGGTGATGTTGTAAAGAAGGTGTGTGATATTTATATTCCTATTTCTTTACCTAAGAGATCATGGGATATTTGTGGATTAGAAAAATGTTTACATGATGATTTTTCGGTAGATGTTTTAATAACGCAATGGTTACATGATGAACCGAGTTTATATAATAATGGTGTAGTGTTACATGAACGTGTTTTGTTGAAAATTATTGATCATTTTCTTTATCAGGAGTCTCTTTTTGGGGTTGAAGTGATGCGTTCGTTTGAAAAATCGATTATATTGCAAACTTTCGATTTATTATGGAAGGAACATTTGTCAGCTATGGAGTATTTGCGTCAAGGTATTCATTTACGAGGTTATGCTCAAAAGGATCCTAAGCAAGAATATAAAAGGGAATCTTTTTTAATGTTTTCAAAGATGTTGGAAGATTTGAAATATGAAGTGGTTATTTCAATTAGTAAATTACATGTTCTTTATGCGGATAGGCTGAATTGTAGTGTAAATAAGGATTTTTCTTGGTATTATTCTAATATTTTCACGGATTTAAAAATAGGTCACATTAATAATGATCAAGTAAAAAATAATATTTTATATAAGGTAAAAAAAAATGATTTATGTCCATGTCAATCCGGGAAAACATTCAGATTGTGTCATGGATATAATTTATATTGA
- a CDS encoding bifunctional aconitate hydratase 2/2-methylisocitrate dehydratase has translation MMQEYQKHIQEREKQGLVPKPMNVMQIKELIKLLENTPSLTNNTQYLLELLSNKVVPGVDETSYIKANFLTSIIYNTIHSKIISKKKAIELLGTMQGGYNIPPLIHLLDNHEFAPTAFKTLKKLLLIFNNFENITQRANNNNFYSIKTLKSWAHAEWFFSQPNIKEKITGTVFKVPGETNTDDLSPANDAWSRPDIPLHALTMLKYPRKGIIPDKPGYIGPIKQIQELKKKGFPLIYVGDIVGTGSSRKSAANSLIWFIGNDIPYIPNKKSGGILIANKIAPIFFNTLEDSGTLPIETNVSNIKHGDIIDIYPFRGEIWHHEHNILLTKFVLKHNSLLHEVRAGGRIMFIIGRDLTQRARQFVNLKKNDIFEKSNFSFLKNKTQNFTLAQKIIGQACGIPGVYPGQYCEPKITSIGSQDTTGPMTRDELKSLGCLNFSTDLFLQSFCHTAAYPQTIDIELHNTLPQFIIERGGIALKPGDGIIHSWLNHMLLPDTVGTGGDSHTRFPIGISFPAGSSLVAFAATTGIMPLNVPESVLVKFTGNIQPGITLRDLVHAIPHCATKNGLLTTNTQNKKNIFSGHILEIEGLPNLNIDQAFELTDSSAERSASACTIKLNPTVVINYLKSNITLLTWMINTGYQNKNSLKRRIASMINWLKKPYLLCADENSKYIETLHIDLSTINQPILCMPNDPDNTCTLSEISGHHVDEVFIGSCMTNIEHFRTLGKLLSKQLNPLPCRLWIAPPTKMDALQLTKEGYYDIFNKVGAKIEIPGCSLCMGNQLRVKDGATVISTSTRNFPNRLGKSANVYLASTEIATITAILGRIPNKKEYFQIIKNIISIHNAPFLNFSKLNEYI, from the coding sequence ATGATGCAAGAATATCAAAAACACATTCAAGAACGCGAAAAACAAGGTTTGGTACCCAAACCAATGAATGTTATGCAAATAAAAGAGCTAATCAAACTACTTGAAAATACACCATCGCTCACAAACAACACACAATACTTATTAGAATTACTAAGTAACAAAGTAGTACCAGGCGTTGATGAAACGTCATATATTAAAGCAAATTTTCTTACATCGATCATTTATAATACAATACATTCAAAAATTATTTCAAAAAAAAAAGCTATAGAACTACTAGGAACCATGCAAGGTGGATATAACATCCCGCCATTAATACATCTACTGGACAATCATGAATTTGCACCGACTGCCTTTAAAACTTTAAAAAAATTATTACTAATATTTAACAATTTTGAAAACATCACCCAGCGGGCTAATAATAATAACTTTTATTCTATAAAAACATTAAAATCATGGGCACACGCAGAATGGTTCTTTTCACAACCAAACATAAAAGAAAAAATCACCGGCACAGTTTTTAAAGTACCTGGAGAAACAAATACAGATGACTTATCACCAGCAAACGATGCATGGTCACGACCAGACATTCCATTACATGCATTAACAATGTTAAAATATCCACGAAAAGGTATCATACCTGATAAACCAGGTTATATCGGCCCAATAAAACAAATTCAAGAACTCAAAAAAAAAGGATTTCCATTAATATATGTCGGAGATATTGTAGGAACAGGTTCTTCAAGAAAATCTGCCGCTAATTCACTAATATGGTTTATAGGGAATGATATTCCTTATATACCTAATAAAAAATCTGGAGGTATTTTAATAGCAAACAAAATTGCTCCAATATTTTTTAATACTTTAGAAGACTCCGGAACTTTACCAATTGAAACAAATGTTTCCAATATTAAACATGGAGATATTATAGATATATATCCTTTTCGTGGAGAAATCTGGCACCATGAACATAATATATTATTAACTAAATTTGTACTAAAACACAACTCATTACTACATGAAGTACGTGCCGGGGGCAGAATTATGTTTATCATCGGACGTGATCTAACACAGCGAGCGCGACAATTTGTTAATTTAAAAAAAAATGACATTTTCGAAAAATCAAATTTTTCATTTTTAAAAAACAAAACACAAAATTTTACACTTGCACAAAAAATAATAGGACAAGCATGTGGAATTCCTGGAGTATATCCAGGACAATATTGCGAACCTAAAATCACATCCATTGGTTCTCAGGATACAACTGGACCCATGACCAGAGATGAACTTAAAAGCCTTGGGTGCTTGAATTTTTCCACAGATCTATTTCTACAATCATTCTGTCATACCGCCGCTTATCCACAAACTATTGACATAGAACTACATAATACTTTACCACAATTCATTATAGAACGTGGTGGAATAGCTTTGAAGCCTGGAGATGGAATTATCCATTCTTGGTTAAATCATATGTTATTACCAGACACAGTCGGGACAGGTGGCGACTCTCATACTAGATTCCCTATAGGAATTTCGTTCCCAGCTGGCTCTTCTCTAGTAGCTTTCGCTGCAACCACTGGAATTATGCCACTTAATGTTCCAGAATCAGTATTAGTGAAATTTACTGGTAACATACAACCAGGAATAACCTTAAGAGATTTAGTTCATGCTATTCCTCATTGTGCTACTAAAAATGGACTACTCACCACTAATACACAAAATAAAAAAAACATTTTTTCCGGACATATTCTAGAAATAGAAGGTTTACCAAATCTCAATATAGATCAAGCATTCGAACTTACAGATTCCTCAGCAGAAAGATCAGCATCCGCTTGTACTATAAAACTTAATCCTACAGTAGTAATTAATTATTTAAAATCTAATATTACTTTATTAACTTGGATGATAAATACAGGATATCAAAATAAGAATTCTTTAAAACGAAGAATTGCCAGTATGATTAATTGGCTAAAAAAACCATATCTGCTATGTGCTGATGAAAACTCTAAATATATTGAAACACTACATATTGATTTATCCACTATTAATCAACCGATTTTATGTATGCCAAACGATCCAGATAATACTTGTACATTATCAGAAATTTCGGGGCATCATGTAGATGAGGTTTTTATTGGTTCTTGTATGACTAATATTGAACATTTTCGTACACTTGGAAAATTATTAAGCAAACAACTCAATCCATTACCATGTCGACTATGGATTGCTCCACCTACAAAAATGGATGCTTTACAACTAACTAAAGAAGGATATTATGATATTTTTAATAAAGTCGGTGCTAAAATAGAAATTCCAGGCTGTTCTTTATGTATGGGTAATCAATTACGTGTCAAAGATGGAGCGACAGTGATTTCTACATCAACAAGAAACTTTCCTAATCGTTTAGGTAAATCAGCCAATGTTTATCTGGCCTCAACAGAAATAGCAACAATAACAGCAATACTTGGACGCATACCAAATAAAAAAGAGTATTTTCAAATAATAAAAAATATAATATCGATACATAATGCACCGTTCTTAAATTTTTCGAAATTAAATGAATACATTTAA
- the lpdA gene encoding dihydrolipoyl dehydrogenase, which yields MMQNTKNTQVAVLGAGPGGYSAAFRCADLGIHTTIIERYPTLGGVCLNVGCIPSKTLLDIAKIIDNTNKLSENGIFKEKTIYDIHAIRKWKERIVNQLTNSLNSMAKMRNINIVNGHGRFIDKNNIHITNNNNNTIINFEHAIIATGSHPNKLPFIPYNDQRIWDSTDALELKYIPKNLLIIGSGAIGLEMATIYNSLGSQVDVIELLNQPIPDVDEDITRLFIKYTQKQFNLFLGTQVTKITPKTDGIYVNTENGQCVKNKTHYDTIIVAVGRKPNSELLNLNNINININQSGFIKVDNQMRTNISNIFAIGDVIGTPMLAHKSIHEGHIAAEVIAGMKSYFDPKVIPSVIYTNPEVAWIGFTEKTAKIHNMNYEVANFPWLASGRAITSNAQEGITKLLFNKKTHRIIGGIVLGKHASELLGEIGLAIEMGCDAEDISLTIHAHPSLHETIGLSAAVYEGSITDIPNIKSKINKNLYTK from the coding sequence ATAATGCAAAACACCAAAAATACTCAAGTGGCCGTCCTCGGAGCAGGACCAGGAGGCTATTCTGCGGCATTTCGTTGTGCCGATTTAGGGATTCATACTACAATAATAGAACGTTACCCCACATTAGGAGGTGTCTGTCTTAATGTTGGTTGTATCCCATCTAAAACACTATTAGATATTGCTAAAATAATAGATAACACAAACAAATTAAGCGAAAATGGCATTTTTAAAGAAAAAACTATCTATGATATCCATGCGATACGAAAATGGAAAGAAAGAATTGTCAACCAATTAACCAACAGTCTGAATAGCATGGCCAAAATGAGAAATATAAATATCGTTAATGGTCATGGAAGATTTATCGACAAAAATAACATTCATATCACTAACAACAATAACAATACAATAATTAATTTTGAACATGCCATCATTGCAACTGGCTCACACCCTAATAAACTTCCATTCATACCATACAACGATCAACGAATATGGGACTCAACAGATGCGTTAGAACTAAAATATATTCCTAAAAATCTACTCATTATCGGCTCTGGAGCTATCGGTTTAGAAATGGCTACAATATATAATTCATTAGGATCACAAGTTGATGTTATAGAATTACTTAATCAACCAATACCTGATGTAGATGAGGATATCACAAGACTATTTATTAAATATACTCAAAAACAATTTAATCTATTTTTAGGAACACAAGTTACTAAAATAACACCTAAAACAGACGGTATTTACGTAAACACAGAAAATGGACAATGCGTAAAAAACAAAACTCATTACGATACTATAATAGTAGCTGTTGGACGAAAACCTAATAGTGAATTATTAAACTTAAATAACATAAATATCAACATCAACCAATCTGGGTTCATTAAAGTTGATAATCAAATGCGTACTAATATTTCAAACATTTTCGCAATCGGTGACGTCATTGGAACACCTATGTTAGCACATAAAAGTATCCACGAAGGTCACATAGCAGCAGAAGTAATTGCAGGAATGAAAAGTTATTTTGACCCAAAGGTCATCCCATCCGTTATTTATACTAATCCAGAAGTTGCATGGATTGGATTCACAGAAAAAACGGCTAAAATACACAATATGAATTACGAGGTTGCTAATTTCCCATGGTTAGCATCGGGACGAGCAATTACTTCCAATGCGCAAGAAGGAATTACCAAATTACTTTTTAACAAAAAAACACATAGAATTATTGGAGGAATCGTCTTGGGAAAACATGCCAGCGAACTATTAGGAGAAATTGGATTAGCTATTGAAATGGGATGTGACGCAGAAGATATTTCATTAACAATACACGCTCATCCAAGTCTGCATGAAACAATAGGATTATCAGCTGCCGTATACGAAGGTTCAATTACTGACATACCAAATATAAAATCCAAAATTAATAAAAATTTATACACAAAATAA